The following coding sequences are from one Achromobacter sp. B7 window:
- a CDS encoding ABC transporter substrate-binding protein yields MQEKNLTRRGFIKTASGLALAPALGWVPGMAHAAEKDLVVGTWGGDYQNLLQQIINPIVDKQGVKVVYDTGNAVGRVTKLRAEKNSRRGSMDVALLGEVDMYDAERSGTLEPIDVKKLPNLAHAIAALKTPYSIPHIFSAMTLVYNTEKFPTPPDSLQVLLDPKWKGQVGFSDILYLYNSVFVGLGAGGDTKTFDGGKRFLAKLKPNAPRIYPSNEAVASAFKSGEIAIACMWKARALQWKDSGLPLGFVIPKEGSVPVSFEAGVAKNSRNKEAAWEYLNAMLDPQGQIGFAEKMGYAPTVTNATLPENLKRVGFTDAEVKLLHAYDLKGLTERKADILEFWNKEFKAG; encoded by the coding sequence ATGCAAGAGAAAAACCTGACTCGCCGTGGCTTCATCAAGACCGCCTCGGGCCTGGCCCTGGCCCCCGCGTTGGGCTGGGTGCCCGGCATGGCGCACGCCGCCGAAAAAGACCTGGTCGTGGGCACGTGGGGCGGCGACTACCAAAACCTGCTTCAGCAGATCATCAACCCCATCGTCGACAAGCAAGGCGTGAAGGTGGTGTACGACACGGGCAACGCCGTGGGCCGCGTGACCAAGTTGCGCGCGGAAAAGAATTCGCGGCGCGGCAGCATGGACGTGGCCCTGCTAGGCGAAGTCGATATGTATGACGCCGAACGTTCCGGCACGCTGGAGCCCATCGACGTCAAGAAGCTGCCCAACCTGGCGCACGCGATTGCCGCGCTGAAAACGCCGTATTCGATTCCGCACATCTTCAGCGCGATGACGCTGGTGTACAACACCGAAAAATTCCCGACGCCGCCGGACTCGCTGCAAGTGCTGCTGGACCCGAAGTGGAAAGGGCAGGTGGGTTTCTCGGACATTCTGTACCTGTACAACTCGGTCTTCGTCGGCCTGGGCGCGGGTGGGGACACCAAGACGTTTGACGGCGGCAAGCGCTTCCTGGCCAAGCTCAAGCCCAATGCGCCGCGCATCTATCCGTCCAACGAGGCGGTGGCGTCCGCATTCAAGTCCGGCGAAATCGCCATCGCCTGCATGTGGAAGGCGCGTGCGTTGCAGTGGAAGGACAGCGGCCTGCCGCTGGGTTTCGTGATCCCGAAGGAAGGCTCGGTGCCGGTGTCGTTCGAAGCGGGCGTGGCCAAGAACAGCCGCAACAAGGAGGCGGCGTGGGAATACCTGAACGCCATGCTGGACCCGCAAGGCCAGATCGGTTTCGCCGAAAAAATGGGCTACGCGCCCACGGTGACCAACGCGACACTGCCCGAGAACCTGAAGCGCGTCGGCTTCACCGATGCCGAAGTCAAGCTGCTGCACGCGTACGATTTGAAGGGCCTGACCGAACGCAAGGCCGACATCCTGGAATTCTGGAACAAGGAATTCAAGGCGGGTTGA
- a CDS encoding GTP-binding protein — translation MAVDLFLLCGFLGSGKTTLLVDYLRDPASRDTGVIVNEAGEIGVDGAIVANDSDNVPMTLMANGCVCCSLRSDLVYTLSALLDAPRPEGEGPLQRVILECSGLSRPGPIIASLADPELASRGLRLTVVCTDDCARDPDALAEMDEAMAQFGAAHRIVLTKTDLLPASELAGRAARAAALNPLADVIADPDRRSAVQAAFALSQGVADLAGLAARMLIAGGAGANAAHPRIRVMAARARDGMSWTDFSEWLDNLAGLCGERLLRLKAVVRVTECAEPILIQSVGTTFSAPQRLTRQPDARDAIIVIARDIDAAEIQALAPDAPVQMLV, via the coding sequence ATGGCCGTCGACCTGTTCCTGTTGTGCGGTTTCCTGGGCAGCGGCAAGACCACGCTGCTGGTGGATTACCTGCGCGATCCGGCGTCCCGCGACACCGGCGTCATCGTCAACGAGGCAGGTGAAATCGGCGTGGACGGCGCCATCGTTGCAAACGACAGCGACAACGTGCCGATGACGCTGATGGCCAATGGCTGCGTGTGTTGCTCGTTGCGCAGCGACCTGGTCTATACCTTGTCGGCGTTGCTGGACGCGCCGCGCCCCGAGGGCGAAGGCCCGTTGCAACGCGTGATCCTGGAATGCAGCGGGCTGTCGCGGCCCGGCCCGATCATTGCGTCGCTGGCCGACCCGGAACTGGCCAGCCGGGGCTTGCGGCTGACGGTGGTGTGCACCGACGATTGCGCGCGCGACCCGGATGCGTTGGCCGAGATGGATGAGGCCATGGCGCAGTTTGGCGCCGCGCACCGCATCGTGCTGACCAAGACCGATTTGCTGCCGGCATCCGAGCTTGCCGGCCGCGCCGCGCGCGCCGCCGCGCTGAACCCGCTGGCCGACGTCATTGCCGACCCCGACCGCCGGAGCGCCGTGCAAGCCGCCTTTGCGCTGTCGCAAGGCGTCGCCGACTTGGCCGGGCTGGCCGCGCGCATGCTGATCGCGGGCGGCGCCGGCGCCAATGCCGCGCACCCGCGCATCCGCGTGATGGCAGCGCGTGCGCGGGACGGCATGAGCTGGACCGATTTTTCCGAATGGCTGGATAACCTGGCCGGCTTGTGCGGCGAACGGCTCTTGCGGCTCAAGGCCGTAGTGCGCGTGACGGAATGCGCCGAGCCCATCCTGATCCAGTCGGTAGGCACGACCTTCAGTGCGCCGCAACGGCTGACGCGTCAGCCCGATGCACGCGATGCCATCATCGTCATCGCGCGCGACATCGACGCGGCCGAAATCCAGGCGCTGGCACCCGATGCGCCGGTCCAGATGCTGGTCTGA
- a CDS encoding amidohydrolase family protein has protein sequence MSDPTFSQSEVGEESRDVNAAKGWHPPSAPVSRDRGLGPFPRLILRGATIIDGTGAPPWGPVDIVIENDRITALVNVGTPHKAIDPKRRPGPGDHEIDCHGKFVTPGFVDAHAHIGTPYHAMSGIVPPADYIYKLWLAHGVTTVREMGAMGGLGWTMEQRELSAANKIAAPRMVVHSVFPAVNDRVKTIHTPEQGREWVRKLAARGADGIKFFGAPPAIMEAALDEAAQLGLRSGCHHAQMAVTRVNALKSARWGLTSSEHYYGLPEALFEDRVVQSFPTDYNYSDEYYRFAVAGQTFMQAAQPGSAKWRQVMDQFLELGHTFVPTFNIYDANRDLMRARRADWHDDYTWKAVWKYFQPQRGGHGAYWYRWSTTNEIEWKQNYRLWMQFINEYKNLGGRVCAGSDSGFIFQIYGFGFVRELELLQEAGFHPIEVLRAATSQSAALLGIDDDTGSIDVQKRADLLIHDQNPLTDFKLLFGTGAMRLNDDTAKVEWQRCLRTTIKSGVVYDTAELLADVRKMVKDSWAEDVDGERPPFGGAPSGSPCDSADEAG, from the coding sequence ATGAGCGATCCCACGTTTTCGCAATCGGAAGTCGGCGAAGAATCCCGCGACGTCAACGCGGCCAAGGGCTGGCATCCGCCTTCCGCGCCGGTGTCGCGCGACCGTGGCCTGGGGCCGTTTCCCCGGCTGATCCTGCGCGGCGCAACCATCATCGACGGCACCGGCGCGCCGCCCTGGGGGCCGGTCGACATCGTGATCGAAAACGACCGCATCACTGCGCTGGTCAACGTGGGCACGCCGCACAAGGCTATCGACCCCAAGCGCCGCCCGGGGCCGGGCGACCACGAAATCGACTGCCACGGCAAGTTCGTCACGCCTGGCTTTGTGGACGCGCACGCGCACATCGGCACGCCGTATCACGCCATGAGCGGCATCGTTCCGCCCGCCGACTACATCTACAAGCTGTGGCTGGCGCATGGCGTGACCACGGTGCGCGAAATGGGCGCGATGGGCGGGCTGGGCTGGACGATGGAGCAGCGCGAACTGTCCGCCGCCAACAAGATCGCCGCGCCGCGCATGGTGGTGCACAGCGTGTTTCCCGCCGTGAACGACCGCGTCAAAACCATCCACACGCCCGAGCAGGGCCGCGAATGGGTGCGCAAGCTGGCCGCGCGCGGTGCGGACGGCATCAAGTTCTTTGGCGCGCCGCCCGCCATCATGGAAGCCGCGCTGGACGAAGCCGCGCAACTGGGCCTGCGCTCGGGCTGCCACCACGCGCAGATGGCCGTGACCCGTGTGAACGCATTGAAGTCCGCGCGCTGGGGGCTGACCAGTTCCGAACACTATTACGGCCTGCCCGAAGCGCTGTTCGAAGACCGCGTCGTGCAGTCGTTTCCCACGGACTACAACTACAGCGACGAGTACTACCGCTTTGCCGTCGCCGGCCAGACCTTCATGCAGGCCGCGCAGCCGGGCTCGGCCAAGTGGCGTCAGGTGATGGACCAGTTCCTGGAGCTTGGCCACACCTTCGTGCCGACCTTCAATATCTACGACGCCAACCGCGACCTGATGCGCGCGCGCCGCGCGGACTGGCACGACGACTACACCTGGAAGGCAGTGTGGAAGTACTTCCAGCCGCAGCGCGGCGGGCATGGCGCCTACTGGTATCGCTGGAGCACCACCAACGAAATCGAGTGGAAGCAGAACTACCGGCTGTGGATGCAGTTCATCAACGAATACAAGAACCTGGGCGGGCGTGTGTGCGCGGGCAGCGATTCCGGCTTCATCTTCCAGATCTACGGCTTTGGCTTCGTGCGCGAACTGGAACTGCTTCAGGAAGCCGGCTTTCATCCCATTGAAGTGCTGCGCGCCGCCACCTCGCAAAGCGCCGCGTTGCTGGGCATCGATGACGACACCGGGTCGATCGATGTGCAAAAGCGCGCCGACCTGCTGATCCATGATCAAAATCCGCTGACCGATTTCAAGCTGCTGTTCGGCACCGGCGCCATGCGCCTGAACGACGACACGGCCAAGGTCGAATGGCAGCGCTGCCTGCGCACCACCATCAAATCCGGTGTGGTGTACGACACCGCCGAACTGCTGGCCGACGTGCGCAAGATGGTCAAGGACAGCTGGGCGGAAGACGTGGATGGCGAACGCCCGCCGTTTGGTGGCGCGCCGTCGGGTTCGCCTTGCGACAGCGCGGACGAGGCAGGCTGA
- a CDS encoding amidohydrolase family protein: protein MASVLFKNANLLDPLQAELLEGHHVLVEDGVIKEVSDKPITSASAQVIDAAGRTLMPGLIDLHVHVLATQLNLSTQGVLPDALVMMRAVPIMAAMLRRGFTTVRDAGGAGWGLKCAVNEGTVKGPRLFISGRAISQTGGHGDPRPRSDHLRPMSFCGCCFRAGDIGRVADGIDDVRKAVRQELQMGADQIKMMASGGVASPTDPIASFGYSEEEIRVIVDEAASRQTYVMAHSYTADAIERAVRNGVRTIEHGNLVDERVARFMAEKGAFVVPTLVTYEALANEGADYGLPADSVAKIATVRTAGLHSLEIYKKAGVKIGYGSDLLGPSQRLQSDEFRIRNEVLSTQEVIQCATTTAAEVLNQVGQLGRIQPGALADVLLVDGNPYRDLSCLLGQGEHIALIMKGGEIEHNGLGV, encoded by the coding sequence ATGGCATCCGTATTGTTCAAGAACGCGAACCTGCTTGATCCCTTGCAGGCCGAATTGCTGGAGGGCCACCATGTGCTGGTCGAGGACGGCGTCATCAAGGAAGTGTCGGACAAGCCCATCACCAGCGCCTCGGCGCAGGTGATCGACGCGGCTGGCCGCACGCTGATGCCCGGCCTGATCGACCTGCACGTGCACGTGCTGGCCACGCAGTTGAACCTGAGCACGCAGGGCGTGCTGCCCGATGCGCTGGTGATGATGCGCGCGGTGCCCATCATGGCGGCGATGCTGCGCCGCGGCTTCACCACGGTGCGCGATGCGGGCGGCGCGGGCTGGGGCCTGAAGTGCGCCGTCAACGAAGGCACGGTCAAGGGGCCGCGCCTGTTCATCTCGGGCCGCGCCATCAGCCAGACGGGCGGCCACGGCGACCCGCGTCCGCGTTCCGACCACCTGCGCCCCATGAGCTTTTGCGGCTGCTGCTTTCGCGCGGGCGACATCGGCCGTGTGGCCGACGGCATCGACGACGTGCGCAAGGCCGTGCGCCAGGAACTCCAGATGGGCGCGGACCAGATCAAGATGATGGCCTCGGGCGGCGTCGCATCGCCCACCGATCCCATTGCGTCCTTCGGTTATTCGGAAGAAGAAATCCGCGTCATCGTCGACGAAGCCGCCAGCCGCCAGACGTATGTGATGGCGCATTCCTACACCGCCGACGCGATCGAACGCGCCGTACGCAACGGCGTGCGCACCATCGAGCACGGCAACCTGGTGGATGAGCGCGTGGCGCGCTTCATGGCCGAGAAGGGCGCCTTCGTGGTGCCCACGCTGGTGACCTACGAAGCGCTGGCCAACGAAGGCGCCGACTATGGCCTGCCGGCGGACTCGGTTGCCAAGATTGCCACCGTGCGCACCGCCGGCCTGCACTCGCTGGAAATCTACAAGAAGGCGGGCGTGAAAATCGGCTATGGCTCGGATCTGCTGGGCCCCTCGCAACGCCTGCAAAGCGACGAATTCCGTATCCGCAACGAAGTGCTTTCCACCCAGGAAGTGATTCAGTGCGCCACCACCACGGCAGCCGAAGTGTTGAACCAGGTGGGCCAGCTTGGCCGCATCCAGCCGGGCGCGCTGGCCGATGTGCTGCTGGTGGACGGCAACCCGTATCGGGACTTGTCCTGCCTGTTGGGGCAGGGCGAGCACATCGCGCTCATCATGAAGGGCGGCGAAATCGAACACAACGGACTGGGGGTGTAA
- a CDS encoding ABC transporter permease has protein sequence MTTATVDGRPSRWLGPGLAFPASLVVLVIILVPILQLARYSFNHFDPAELMQTAFTFENYAKFFGDPYYRDIFFTTLWVAALCTVLALVLGFPVAYFLARTQSRYKSLFVILLVFPLMVGNVVRAAGWMVALGNAGVVNAVLQGLGVIDKPITLMYTPTAVVIGTTAVVMPYLILTLQSVLEGMDLSVEEAARNVGANFFTTFRRIVLPIAAPGVAAGTMLVFILCMNAYATPVLLGGSGLTMMAPALYDQITRASNWPFGAALAVILVCGTLVIALISNWLIHRRYIKTMAS, from the coding sequence ATGACGACCGCAACCGTAGACGGGCGGCCCAGCCGCTGGCTGGGGCCCGGGCTGGCCTTTCCCGCATCGCTGGTGGTGCTGGTGATCATCCTGGTGCCCATCCTGCAACTGGCCCGCTACAGCTTCAACCATTTCGATCCGGCGGAGCTGATGCAAACCGCCTTCACCTTCGAAAACTACGCCAAGTTCTTTGGCGACCCTTACTACCGCGACATCTTCTTCACCACCTTGTGGGTGGCGGCGCTGTGCACGGTGCTGGCCCTGGTGCTGGGCTTTCCCGTGGCGTATTTTCTGGCGCGCACGCAAAGCCGGTACAAAAGCCTGTTTGTGATTCTGCTGGTGTTCCCGCTGATGGTGGGCAACGTGGTGCGCGCGGCCGGCTGGATGGTGGCGCTGGGCAACGCCGGCGTGGTCAACGCGGTGTTGCAGGGCCTGGGCGTGATCGACAAGCCCATCACGCTGATGTACACGCCCACGGCGGTGGTCATCGGCACCACGGCCGTGGTCATGCCGTACCTGATCCTGACATTGCAAAGCGTGCTTGAAGGCATGGACCTGTCCGTGGAAGAGGCGGCGCGCAATGTCGGCGCCAACTTCTTCACGACGTTTCGCCGCATCGTGTTGCCGATTGCCGCGCCGGGCGTGGCGGCGGGCACGATGCTGGTCTTTATTCTTTGCATGAACGCCTACGCCACGCCGGTGCTGCTGGGCGGCTCGGGCCTGACGATGATGGCGCCCGCGCTGTACGACCAGATCACCCGCGCCTCGAACTGGCCGTTCGGCGCCGCGCTGGCCGTCATCCTGGTCTGCGGCACGCTGGTCATCGCACTGATATCGAACTGGCTGATCCATCGGCGCTACATCAAGACCATGGCGTCTTGA
- a CDS encoding ABC transporter ATP-binding protein — MAKVSIENIRKQFGAAVAVSDFSLEIAEGELVTFLGPSGCGKTTTLRMIAGFITPTAGRIRIGDTDVTRLPVHKRDTGMVFQRYALFPHMTVAENVAFGLEMHKVPKADRDAKIRRVLDMVRMTELRDRYPRQLSGGQQQRVAIARALAIEPKVFLLDEPLSNLDAKLRLEVREEIRSLQQRLGLTTVFVTHDQEEALAIADRMAIMHDGIVQQVGAPATLYERPANLFVADFLGKMNVFTGRGQADNQFHTDAGQRIATPDGAGATHVGVRPERVRLAEQPLGGNALAGVVESSLYLGSVLEVRVQLEGGNRMISQIVNGGAGRAQPATGSRVYACFEPEDCVAFTQ, encoded by the coding sequence ATGGCGAAGGTCTCAATCGAGAATATCCGCAAGCAGTTCGGCGCGGCGGTGGCGGTGTCCGACTTTTCCCTGGAGATCGCCGAAGGCGAACTCGTCACGTTCCTGGGGCCCAGCGGCTGCGGCAAGACCACCACGCTGCGCATGATTGCCGGCTTCATTACGCCGACGGCCGGACGCATCCGCATCGGCGATACCGACGTCACCCGTTTGCCCGTGCACAAGCGCGATACCGGCATGGTGTTCCAGCGCTACGCGCTGTTTCCCCACATGACGGTGGCCGAAAATGTGGCCTTCGGGCTGGAGATGCACAAGGTGCCCAAGGCCGACCGCGACGCCAAGATCCGCCGCGTGCTGGACATGGTGCGCATGACGGAATTGCGCGACCGCTATCCGCGCCAATTGTCGGGCGGACAGCAGCAGCGCGTGGCTATTGCGCGCGCGCTGGCTATCGAACCCAAGGTGTTTCTGCTGGACGAGCCGCTGTCCAACCTGGATGCCAAGCTGCGGCTGGAAGTGCGCGAGGAAATTCGATCGTTGCAGCAGCGCTTGGGCCTGACCACGGTATTCGTCACGCACGATCAGGAAGAGGCGCTGGCCATTGCCGACCGCATGGCCATCATGCATGACGGCATCGTGCAGCAGGTGGGCGCGCCCGCCACGCTGTACGAGCGTCCGGCGAATCTTTTCGTGGCCGACTTCCTGGGCAAGATGAACGTGTTCACGGGGCGCGGCCAGGCCGACAACCAGTTCCATACCGATGCGGGCCAGCGCATCGCCACGCCGGACGGCGCCGGCGCCACGCATGTGGGCGTGCGGCCCGAGCGGGTGCGCCTGGCCGAGCAGCCCCTGGGCGGCAACGCGCTGGCGGGCGTGGTGGAATCTTCGCTGTACCTGGGGTCGGTGCTGGAAGTGCGCGTGCAGCTGGAAGGCGGCAACCGCATGATCAGCCAGATCGTCAATGGCGGCGCGGGCCGCGCGCAACCGGCAACCGGCTCGCGCGTGTACGCGTGCTTCGAGCCGGAAGACTGCGTGGCCTTCACGCAATAG
- a CDS encoding ABC transporter permease — translation MHSAPPLNSAVTAARVKPIRVIPWATWLHRVFVVLMYAFMLCPIVLVVWLSFFKDAILYFPPSGYTLSWYVKAWENPAFANGFLFSLQVSLVAAAIGVVMGVLAAVGIARYRFQGSKGINTLLLSPLLIPGIVAGVGIYLFYLRAEEMLDQDIIGTFGGLVIAHVCLTIPWTVRLVTAGMAGLDGSIEEAARNLGASAPKAFMRVTLPMLRPSIVAAALFSFVVSFENLELSLSLVGPGRTTLPIAIMQYLEFNLDPTIASVASVQILLLGIIMLVTDRYVKLSQVV, via the coding sequence TTGCATAGCGCGCCTCCTTTGAACTCGGCCGTCACGGCCGCCCGGGTCAAGCCCATACGCGTGATCCCCTGGGCAACGTGGCTGCACCGAGTTTTCGTCGTACTGATGTATGCGTTCATGCTCTGCCCCATCGTGCTGGTGGTCTGGCTGAGCTTTTTCAAGGACGCCATTCTCTACTTCCCCCCGTCCGGCTACACGCTGTCCTGGTACGTCAAGGCCTGGGAAAATCCCGCGTTCGCCAACGGCTTCCTGTTCAGCCTGCAAGTGTCCCTGGTGGCCGCCGCCATCGGCGTGGTGATGGGCGTGCTGGCCGCGGTCGGCATTGCGCGCTACCGCTTCCAAGGCAGCAAGGGCATCAACACCTTGCTGCTGTCGCCGCTGCTGATCCCCGGCATCGTGGCGGGCGTGGGCATCTACCTGTTCTATCTGCGCGCCGAGGAAATGCTGGACCAGGACATCATCGGCACCTTCGGCGGCCTGGTCATCGCGCACGTCTGCCTGACGATTCCGTGGACGGTGCGCCTGGTCACCGCCGGCATGGCGGGGCTGGATGGCTCCATCGAGGAAGCGGCGCGCAACCTGGGCGCCAGCGCGCCCAAGGCCTTCATGCGCGTGACCCTGCCCATGCTGCGCCCGTCCATCGTGGCGGCGGCGCTATTCAGCTTCGTGGTGTCGTTTGAAAACCTGGAGCTGTCGCTATCGCTGGTGGGCCCGGGGCGCACCACGTTGCCGATCGCCATCATGCAGTACCTGGAATTCAATCTGGACCCGACCATCGCTTCGGTGGCTTCGGTGCAAATCCTGCTGTTGGGCATCATCATGCTTGTGACCGACCGCTATGTGAAACTCAGTCAGGTGGTGTAA
- a CDS encoding M14 family metallopeptidase: MMPSSTSYFPRSYAESRERFLADAERLGASVASYPIEAVGSEGEALATDVALIGAPDAKRLLIMTSATHGVEGFCGAGCQFSLMDDAPMLKRARQAGVALLLVHAVNPYGYSWMARTDEGNVDLNRNAQPFDGAPLPVNAGYGALHPLLLPTQWPPSDDNQRDLARYVAEHGQAAFAQAVSRGQYTHPDGLFYGGAAPAASLSNLRRILQTHASPYAHIGWIDVHTGLGPRGHGEKIYAGRRDDAEVARARQWWGLDIAVPFQGTSASVDITGHLASLIYQACPQSSPTLMALEYGTVPFDDIVLALRGRNWLRANPDAPAALRRDILQATQDAFYCHAYDWHGMVLGQSRVAVLQALCGLEAAR, encoded by the coding sequence ATGATGCCCAGCAGTACAAGCTACTTTCCCCGCAGCTACGCCGAATCGCGCGAGCGCTTTCTGGCGGATGCCGAGCGCCTGGGCGCGTCCGTCGCGTCCTACCCGATCGAGGCGGTGGGCAGCGAGGGCGAAGCCTTGGCCACCGACGTTGCGCTGATCGGCGCGCCCGACGCCAAGCGCCTGTTGATCATGACGTCCGCCACGCATGGCGTCGAAGGCTTTTGCGGGGCGGGCTGCCAGTTCTCGCTGATGGACGACGCGCCGATGCTCAAGCGCGCGCGCCAGGCGGGCGTGGCCTTGCTGCTGGTGCACGCGGTAAACCCGTACGGGTATTCGTGGATGGCGCGTACCGACGAAGGCAACGTCGACTTGAATCGCAATGCGCAACCCTTTGACGGCGCGCCGCTGCCGGTCAACGCCGGCTACGGCGCGCTGCATCCGCTGCTGCTGCCCACGCAATGGCCGCCATCCGACGACAACCAGCGCGATCTGGCGCGTTACGTCGCGGAACATGGGCAGGCCGCCTTTGCGCAAGCCGTGTCGCGTGGCCAGTACACGCACCCCGACGGCTTGTTCTACGGCGGCGCGGCGCCGGCGGCCTCGCTATCCAACCTGCGCCGCATCCTGCAAACGCATGCCAGCCCCTATGCACATATTGGTTGGATCGATGTGCATACCGGTCTGGGGCCGCGCGGCCATGGCGAAAAAATCTACGCCGGCCGCCGCGATGACGCCGAAGTGGCGCGGGCACGGCAGTGGTGGGGCCTGGACATTGCCGTGCCGTTTCAGGGGACATCGGCTTCCGTGGACATCACGGGTCATCTGGCCAGCTTGATCTATCAGGCCTGCCCGCAGTCGTCGCCCACGCTGATGGCGCTGGAATACGGGACGGTGCCCTTTGACGACATCGTGCTGGCGCTGCGCGGGCGCAACTGGCTGCGCGCCAACCCGGACGCCCCGGCCGCGCTGCGCCGCGACATCCTGCAAGCCACGCAGGACGCGTTCTATTGCCACGCCTATGACTGGCACGGCATGGTGCTGGGGCAAAGCCGCGTGGCGGTGCTGCAAGCGCTGTGCGGGCTGGAGGCGGCGCGCTGA
- a CDS encoding MFS transporter — protein MSIAIAADSGRQHLHSSTMRRRVIAGTTIGNALEFFDFTVFTFLMLVIGPLFFPAASGYGQLLLTTATFGVGFLMRPVGGMLIGSYADRHGRRAAMTLTLWLMGLGCALIAAAPTYAQMGVAGPVLMVLARLIQGFAAGGEVGASTTLLVEHAPANQRGFYSSWQFGSQSLGVMLGALTVALLTATLSPEQMQAWGWRVPFVIGILTVPVGAYIRRNLEETLEAPESSPGNHARQAVQGGHTTPAAHSPARAADSRVTPAASTAPSHQPLRRVFTEHKAQVVKGILLVIGGMVCAQIIGFYMPAYANKQLGLPATSTLFASVVLGAIGFSIAPFVGMLADRVGRKKVIFWSRAATVCALLPCFEWLVSAPSTARLMTVIALLAVLLALQTAPVITMLPELFPKAVRTTGMSVVYGLGISVFGGFAQFFVTWLLHVTGNPMAPAWYLMVTVTLSTVVLFWIQDRTGHAIDTQEA, from the coding sequence ATGTCTATCGCCATCGCCGCCGATTCCGGCCGGCAGCATCTGCATTCATCGACGATGCGTCGGCGCGTCATTGCCGGCACCACCATCGGCAACGCGCTGGAGTTCTTCGACTTCACCGTTTTCACGTTCCTGATGCTGGTCATCGGGCCGCTGTTCTTTCCGGCTGCCTCTGGCTACGGCCAGTTGCTGTTGACCACCGCCACCTTCGGCGTGGGCTTCCTGATGCGGCCCGTGGGCGGCATGCTGATCGGGTCGTACGCCGACCGCCACGGCCGCCGCGCCGCCATGACGCTGACGCTGTGGCTGATGGGGCTGGGTTGCGCGCTGATCGCCGCCGCGCCCACCTATGCGCAGATGGGCGTGGCCGGGCCGGTGCTGATGGTGCTGGCGCGGCTGATCCAGGGTTTTGCCGCCGGTGGCGAGGTGGGCGCGTCCACCACCTTGCTGGTGGAACACGCGCCGGCCAACCAGCGCGGCTTTTATTCCAGCTGGCAGTTCGGCAGCCAGTCGCTGGGCGTGATGCTGGGCGCGCTGACGGTGGCGCTCTTGACCGCCACGCTTAGCCCCGAACAGATGCAGGCGTGGGGCTGGCGCGTGCCGTTCGTCATCGGCATCCTGACCGTACCGGTGGGCGCCTACATCCGCCGCAACCTCGAAGAAACGCTGGAGGCGCCGGAATCGTCGCCGGGGAATCACGCCCGCCAGGCGGTGCAGGGGGGGCATACCACCCCCGCCGCGCATTCCCCGGCCAGGGCGGCCGACTCGCGCGTCACCCCGGCAGCCTCGACCGCGCCGTCCCATCAACCGCTGCGCCGCGTGTTCACCGAGCACAAGGCGCAGGTCGTCAAGGGCATCCTGCTTGTCATCGGCGGCATGGTGTGCGCGCAGATCATCGGCTTTTACATGCCCGCCTACGCCAACAAGCAGCTGGGCCTGCCCGCCACGTCCACGCTGTTTGCCAGCGTGGTGCTGGGCGCCATCGGCTTTTCGATCGCCCCGTTTGTCGGCATGCTGGCGGATCGCGTGGGGCGCAAGAAGGTCATCTTCTGGTCGCGCGCCGCCACGGTTTGCGCCTTGCTGCCGTGCTTTGAATGGCTGGTGTCCGCGCCCAGCACGGCGCGGCTGATGACGGTGATTGCGTTGCTGGCCGTGTTGCTGGCCTTGCAGACCGCGCCCGTCATCACGATGCTGCCCGAGCTGTTTCCCAAGGCCGTGCGCACCACCGGCATGTCCGTCGTGTATGGTCTGGGCATCTCGGTATTTGGCGGCTTTGCGCAGTTCTTCGTGACCTGGCTGCTGCATGTCACCGGCAACCCCATGGCGCCCGCCTGGTATTTGATGGTGACCGTCACGCTTTCCACCGTGGTGCTGTTCTGGATTCAGGACCGCACCGGCCATGCAATCGACACTCAGGAGGCATGA